Proteins encoded together in one Nocardioides marinisabuli window:
- a CDS encoding type II toxin-antitoxin system PemK/MazF family toxin yields MSFLPKAFSRTRGASTGGPRAKGPVPRLRRAPRVTYAPNRDGRPDPGEVVWAWVPYEEDASQGKDRPVLLVAADRAHVYGLMLTSQDHDRDAADEARWGRHWMDVGSGAWDRERRPSEVRLDRLLRLDPADVRREGAALERSIFEAVVAQARRFHRLG; encoded by the coding sequence ATGAGCTTCCTGCCCAAGGCCTTCTCCCGCACCCGTGGTGCCTCGACCGGCGGTCCGCGGGCCAAGGGTCCCGTCCCGCGGCTGCGCCGCGCCCCGCGCGTCACCTACGCGCCGAACCGCGACGGGCGCCCCGACCCCGGCGAGGTCGTGTGGGCCTGGGTGCCCTACGAGGAGGACGCCTCGCAGGGCAAGGACCGCCCCGTGCTGCTGGTCGCCGCCGACCGCGCCCACGTCTACGGGCTGATGCTCACCAGCCAGGACCACGACCGCGATGCCGCCGACGAGGCGCGCTGGGGCCGGCACTGGATGGACGTCGGCTCGGGGGCCTGGGACCGCGAGCGGCGACCCAGCGAGGTGCGCCTGGACCGGCTGCTGCGCCTCGACCCCGCCGACGTACGGCGCGAGGGCGCGGCGCTGGAGCGCTCGATCTTCGAGGCCGTCGTGGCGCAGGCCCGCCGCTTCCACCGCCTGGGGTGA
- the hrpA gene encoding ATP-dependent RNA helicase HrpA has translation MDAAGTTAPEPTSSPLEISYPPELPVTQRREDIAEAIRDHQVVVVAGETGSGKTTQLPKICLELGRGRSTEHTARDGRTRRRGGLIGHTQPRRIAARSVAERIGDELGQPLGEESVVGYQVRFNDRTSRATRVKLMTDGILLAELQRDRMLWKYDTIIIDEAHERSLNIDFLLGYLKRLLPRRPDLKLVITSATIDVERFATHFADRDGNPAPVVEVSGRTYPVEVRYRPLLDLGEDDEDGEPVQRDQTEAIVDAVRELSAEGPGDVLVFLPGEREIRDTADALAELTTSTRGGGTEVVPLYSRLSAAEQHRVFSSHTGRRIVLATNVAETSLTVPGIRYVVDTGVARISRYSARTKVQRLPVEPISRASANQRSGRCGRVAAGIAVRLYSEEDFEARPEFTDPEILRTNLASVILQMTSLGLGDVAGFPFVEPPDRRNVASGVQLLEELGALQVGGDRGPRLTRLGQRLARMPLDPRLGRMVLEAEGLGCLREVLVITAALSLQDPRERPAEQRAQADQQHARFNAEESDFLTWLNLWRYVKEQQKELSSSAFRRMCKREFLNYLRVREWQDFESQLRQVCKEMGLDLGRTGSAGGAAYDADGIHQSLLSGLLSQIGVLEERDKPAPGAKPKGRRPMREYQGARGARFAIFPGSGLSRKNPAYVMAGELVETSRLWARQVAAIDPAWAERLGGDLVKRTFSEPHWSTKRAAVMAYERATLYGVPLVADRLVSYGKVDREVARELFIRHALVQGEWRTQQKFLERNRQRLEEAAELEHRARRRDIVVDEETLFDFYDARVGPDVVSGAHFDQWWKKERQRNGRLLDFDPSMLTHDTAEEVREDDYPELWEGEGLTFSIAYHFEPGAADDGLTIDVPVATLNRVAADDFSWNVPGLREELVTSLIRSLPRNLRVSFVPAPDKAREFLRSTPPGEEPLLDALERWCRATGGVVVPREAWDWTKVPEHLRPTYRVVDDRGREQARGKDLEALKAPLRGQFTQALADVASDSGLARTGETTWVFGDLEASFTQKRAGHEVTAYPGLVDEGATVGLQVAGSEDERDARHRLGVRRLLLLDLDRGGDASVKRVLDGLDNAQKLGLAGSPYPSVAELLEDCRAAVVQEAVDARPAVRTRAAYDALLGVVGADLEARLRGVLADVVRVLEAWRRAEKALSGRAEMTVLPALTDMRAQLERLVHRGFVAQAGPSRLRRYPTYLAALLVRREKLDGGHLAVGQDRRLMDAVAELQESYLHRLAALPEGRPPGEALRTVRWMLEEYRVSLWAQQLGTDGPVSDQRIRKVLG, from the coding sequence ATGGACGCGGCAGGTACGACGGCACCCGAGCCGACCAGCAGCCCGCTCGAGATCTCCTACCCGCCCGAGCTGCCGGTCACCCAGCGCCGCGAGGACATCGCCGAGGCGATCCGCGACCACCAGGTCGTCGTGGTCGCGGGCGAGACCGGGTCGGGCAAGACCACCCAGCTGCCGAAGATCTGTCTCGAGCTGGGCCGCGGGCGCTCCACCGAGCACACCGCGCGCGACGGGAGGACCCGTCGTCGCGGCGGGCTGATCGGGCACACCCAGCCCCGCCGGATCGCGGCGCGCTCGGTGGCCGAGCGGATCGGCGACGAGCTCGGCCAGCCGCTGGGCGAGGAGTCGGTGGTCGGCTACCAGGTGCGCTTCAACGACCGCACCTCGCGCGCCACGCGGGTCAAGCTGATGACCGACGGCATCCTGCTCGCCGAGCTGCAGCGCGACCGGATGCTGTGGAAGTACGACACGATCATCATCGACGAGGCCCACGAGCGCTCGCTCAACATCGACTTCCTGCTCGGCTACCTCAAGCGGCTGCTGCCGCGCCGCCCCGACCTCAAGCTGGTCATCACCTCCGCGACCATCGACGTCGAGCGCTTCGCCACCCACTTCGCCGACCGCGACGGCAACCCCGCCCCGGTCGTGGAGGTCTCCGGTCGCACCTACCCCGTCGAGGTCCGCTACCGCCCGCTCCTGGACCTCGGCGAGGACGACGAGGACGGCGAGCCGGTCCAGCGCGACCAGACCGAGGCGATCGTCGACGCGGTGCGCGAGCTCAGCGCCGAGGGCCCCGGTGACGTGCTGGTCTTCCTGCCCGGCGAGCGCGAGATCCGCGACACCGCCGACGCCCTGGCCGAGCTGACCACCTCCACCCGCGGAGGCGGCACCGAGGTGGTGCCGCTCTACTCGCGGCTCTCGGCCGCCGAGCAGCACCGCGTCTTCTCCTCCCACACCGGTCGCCGCATCGTGCTGGCCACCAACGTCGCCGAGACCTCCCTGACCGTGCCCGGCATCCGGTACGTCGTCGACACCGGCGTCGCGCGCATCTCGCGCTACTCCGCACGCACCAAGGTGCAGCGGCTGCCGGTCGAGCCGATCAGCCGGGCCTCGGCCAACCAGCGCTCCGGGCGCTGCGGCCGGGTCGCGGCCGGCATCGCGGTCCGGCTCTACTCCGAGGAGGACTTCGAGGCCCGCCCCGAGTTCACCGACCCCGAGATCCTGCGCACCAACCTGGCCAGCGTCATCCTGCAGATGACCAGCCTGGGCCTCGGCGACGTCGCCGGCTTCCCCTTCGTCGAGCCGCCCGACCGCCGCAACGTCGCCTCGGGCGTGCAGCTGCTCGAGGAGCTCGGCGCCCTGCAGGTCGGCGGTGACAGGGGCCCCCGGCTGACCCGTCTGGGCCAGCGGCTGGCCCGGATGCCCCTCGACCCGCGCCTGGGCCGGATGGTGCTCGAGGCCGAGGGCCTCGGCTGCCTGCGCGAGGTGCTGGTCATCACCGCGGCGCTGAGCCTGCAGGACCCGCGCGAGCGGCCCGCCGAGCAGCGCGCCCAGGCCGACCAGCAGCACGCCCGCTTCAACGCCGAGGAGTCCGACTTCCTCACCTGGTTGAACCTGTGGCGCTACGTCAAGGAGCAGCAGAAGGAGCTCAGCTCGAGCGCCTTCCGCCGCATGTGCAAGCGGGAGTTCCTCAACTACCTGAGGGTGCGCGAGTGGCAGGACTTCGAGTCCCAGCTGCGCCAGGTCTGCAAGGAGATGGGCCTCGACCTGGGACGCACCGGCTCGGCCGGCGGGGCGGCGTACGACGCCGACGGCATCCACCAGTCGCTGCTCTCGGGGCTGCTGTCGCAGATCGGCGTGCTCGAGGAGCGCGACAAGCCGGCGCCGGGGGCCAAGCCCAAGGGGCGGCGCCCGATGCGCGAGTACCAGGGCGCCCGCGGCGCCCGCTTCGCGATCTTCCCCGGCAGCGGGTTGTCGAGGAAGAACCCGGCCTACGTGATGGCCGGCGAGCTCGTCGAGACCAGCCGGCTGTGGGCGCGCCAGGTCGCGGCCATCGACCCCGCCTGGGCCGAGCGCCTGGGCGGTGACCTGGTCAAGCGCACCTTCTCGGAGCCGCACTGGAGCACCAAGCGCGCCGCCGTGATGGCCTACGAGCGCGCCACCCTGTACGGCGTCCCGCTGGTCGCGGACCGGCTCGTCTCCTACGGCAAGGTCGACCGCGAGGTCGCGCGTGAGCTGTTCATCCGCCACGCCCTGGTGCAGGGCGAGTGGCGCACCCAGCAGAAGTTCCTCGAGCGCAACCGCCAGCGGCTCGAGGAGGCCGCCGAGCTCGAGCACCGGGCCCGGCGCCGCGACATCGTCGTCGACGAGGAGACCCTCTTCGACTTCTACGACGCGCGGGTGGGCCCCGACGTGGTCAGCGGCGCGCACTTCGACCAGTGGTGGAAGAAGGAGCGCCAGCGCAACGGCCGGCTCCTGGACTTCGACCCCTCGATGCTGACCCACGACACCGCCGAGGAGGTGCGCGAGGACGACTACCCCGAGCTGTGGGAGGGCGAGGGGCTGACCTTCTCGATCGCCTACCACTTCGAGCCGGGCGCCGCCGACGACGGGCTGACCATCGACGTGCCGGTCGCGACCCTCAACCGGGTCGCCGCCGACGACTTCTCCTGGAACGTGCCGGGCCTGCGGGAGGAGCTGGTGACCAGCCTGATCCGCAGCCTGCCCAGGAACCTGCGGGTCAGCTTCGTGCCCGCCCCCGACAAGGCCCGCGAGTTCCTGCGGTCCACGCCGCCGGGGGAGGAGCCGCTGCTCGACGCCCTCGAGCGCTGGTGCCGCGCCACCGGCGGGGTCGTGGTGCCCCGCGAGGCCTGGGACTGGACCAAGGTGCCCGAGCACCTGCGCCCCACCTACCGCGTCGTCGACGACCGCGGGCGCGAGCAGGCCCGCGGCAAGGACCTCGAGGCCCTCAAGGCGCCGCTGCGCGGGCAGTTCACCCAGGCGCTGGCCGACGTCGCCTCCGACTCGGGCCTGGCGCGCACCGGCGAGACCACGTGGGTCTTCGGCGACCTGGAGGCCTCCTTCACCCAGAAGCGCGCCGGCCACGAGGTGACCGCCTACCCCGGCCTGGTCGACGAGGGCGCCACCGTCGGGCTGCAGGTCGCCGGCTCCGAGGACGAGCGCGACGCCCGGCACCGCCTCGGCGTGCGCCGGCTGCTGCTCCTCGACCTCGACCGGGGCGGCGACGCCTCGGTCAAGCGCGTCCTCGACGGCCTCGACAACGCCCAGAAGCTCGGCCTCGCCGGCTCGCCCTACCCCTCGGTGGCCGAGCTGCTCGAGGACTGCCGCGCCGCGGTCGTGCAGGAGGCGGTCGACGCGCGGCCCGCGGTGCGCACCCGGGCGGCGTACGACGCGCTGCTGGGGGTGGTGGGCGCCGACCTCGAGGCGCGGCTGCGGGGTGTGCTGGCCGACGTGGTGCGGGTGCTGGAGGCGTGGCGTCGCGCCGAGAAGGCGCTGTCGGGCCGCGCCGAGATGACGGTGCTGCCCGCGCTGACCGACATGCGGGCCCAGCTCGAGCGGCTGGTGCACCGCGGCTTCGTCGCCCAGGCCGGGCCGTCGCGGCTGCGGCGCTACCCGACCTACCTGGCCGCCCTGCTGGTCCGCCGCGAGAAGCTCGACGGCGGGCACCTCGCGGTCGGGCAGGACCGTCGCCTGATGGATGCCGTCGCCGAGCTGCAGGAGTCCTACCTGCACCGCCTGGCGGCCCTGCCCGAGGGGCGCCCGCCCGGGGAGGCGCTGCGCACCGTGCGCTGGATGCTGGAGGAGTACCGCGTCTCGCTGTGGGCCCAGCAGCTCGGCACCGACGGGCCCGTCTCCGACCAGCGGATCCGCAAGGTCCTCGGCTGA